A genomic window from Engraulis encrasicolus isolate BLACKSEA-1 chromosome 14, IST_EnEncr_1.0, whole genome shotgun sequence includes:
- the LOC134462399 gene encoding tensin-2-like isoform X4: protein MERVMERHYDFDLTYITERIISVFFLPDLDEERYRGNLKEVAAMLRSKHQDKFMLLNLSEKRHDVNKLNPKVQDFGWPDLHAPPLDRICAMCKAMEGWLTSDPQHVVVLHCKGNKGKTGVIVAAYMHYSKISAGADQALSTVAMRKFCEDKISPFLQPSQNRYIYYFGGLLSGSIKMNSSPLFLHQVLIPSLPDFQTGGGYSPFLKIYQSLQLVYTSGIHDVQGSGNKRVCVTVEPALLLKGDIMVKCYHRHKHGYGRDCVFRVQFHTCTVHGAQLWFGKEELDQACTDNRFPSDGTVEFVFSYGPERVRGRDSLKNDPGVKVDFNTSDPVVRWDSYENFNLHHQDSTEDIAHTRGPLDGSLYAQVKKRRAPGSSALPSANGCPSSPHGSPAQAPTQPQAQAQSQAQPQSPSLFPTAAGQPTTPASPLAADPAPPSPQPHTPTRTQQERLDLERLLGEVEGGQGIGRDRDRDRERDRETAILDDGESSPLRAAEHPQPCCPSSRPCSSSTSTLHQPPPCSSPHLSCPSNNNGHCLDRRSGDLAMVGVAAKAAQPPKHHTLPALTSRASSPPPPLMEPCLSHPDLLWDRGRCLHRSCSQVPSRPLYSFPGQGLGLPAHHPHPHAHSHSHPHSHTHAHAHTLPASPRSYYPGEVCSLYHYPAPPPPHHAHSHPHPHSAGPSPRALHQSLPPSPYHELRFSSTAHPSLSLSSPSSSSISSSSPTSCPCADCARLRRDDAPTLLRLGPGPGQSSEGHLWGGGGGREVAFGYRRDSQGHPHLHPHPHPHPVWDREAESAAAAWEREQEIEYWRRHSAAMYRHCHATPPLPHHDMPPPAACLQDVPLPPTPPGGITSPFPSPHSSGYHSPQTACPCSPALRSLPHDSRESHGYSSSGGQSRNASPLPATPSPQRASLPEGPLSLAQRPSGAGTNSHANQQGKTTDAVDHKASKVASPPCNRQSDPSPYSETTPEGHPGPPKHTQHSPAGTNAEEHGCAPEVPSKQLSSSHRPQQAAQQDQIQPCLQPQPTAESRGGSGGGGGGGDTISPAPAPAVAPAVPLLPERGVQGSCSSRPCVVPGTPSESLSSPAQHSSQSLQPAATAAEDGRMAKESAQEVSTGPSGELRSSSPAPCPSRASLLVAKSDSPIHRGHDGGWPDSIKVLRSSPSPIPSTTTSTSTNTPDRTPVSTPQPSISSASSCLVIPSVTTTSAEEDGRRLTTQLGVNEVGGSAGSSCGDLRAPSPVPDGQATPSFPLASYYYPLLAVPHVPYTGYTAVTIPATPPQPPLPEKRRPPAAAAVSSSLQGSPHRTSASSLSSATSAGLRASTGALSTSSSSASVPGSGPSSTSSSMTQLHVPLSGSVGESTTPPFSRPAAVVAAAATTVPAVPAAVPAASQSTGAEDCSGSRVSAKFVQDSSKFWYKPGISRDQAIAVLRDKEPGSFLIRDSNSFQGAYGLALKVATAPPNASNHGNPRADPLEQLVRHFLIETGPRGVKIKGCQNESYFGSLSALVYQHSITPISLPYALRIPTKDLVGELQELQTGTSTSTAADLLKQGAACNVLYLNSVETESLTGPQAISKATKVTLSQEPRPSATVVHFKVSSQGITLTDSQRRVFFRRHYPINSVTYSSVDPQDQRWTNADSNASTKMFGFVAKRTSSSSENVCHLFAEMDPEQPATAIVNFINKVMLGPQFRR, encoded by the exons CTCCTCAATTTGTCAGAAAAGCGGCATGACGTCAACAAACTTAATCCGAAG GTGCAGGACTTTGGCTGGCCAGATCTCCACGCCCCGCCACTGGACAGGATCTGTGCCATGTGCAAGGCCATGGAGGGATGGCTGACCTCTGACCCTCAGCACGTGGTGGTCCTGCACTGCAAG GGCAACAAAGGAAAGACAGGGGTGATCGTGGCAGCCTATATGCACTACAGTAAGATCTCAGCAGG GGCGGATCAGGCGCTGTCTACTGTAGCCATGAGGAAGTTCTGTGAAGATAAGATCTCTCCCTTTCTGCAGCCTTCTCAAAACAG GTATATTTATTACTTCGGTGGCCTGCTGTCTGGCAGCATTAAGATGAACAGCAGCCCTCTCTTCCTGCACCAGGTCCTCATCCCCTCCCTGCCAGACTTCCAGACTGGAGGAG gttATTCCCCGTTCCTCAAGATCTACCAGTCCCTCCAGTTGGTCTATACCTCCGGGATTCA tgatgtaCAGGGCTCGGggaacaagcgtgtgtgtgtgactgtagagCCGGCGCTGCTTCTAAAAGGAGACATTATG GTGAAGTGCTATCATCGGCATAAGCATGGCTATGGCCGAGACTGTGTCTTCAGAGTCCAGTTCCACACCTGCACAGTGCATGGGGCACAGCTCTGGTTTGGCAAGGAGGAATTAGACCAGGCCTGCACTG ACAACCGTTTCCCCTCTGATGGCACGGTGGAGTTTGTCTTCTCGTACGGTCCTGAGCGTGTGCGAG GTCGCGATAGCTTGAAGAATGACCCTGGTGTGAAGGTGGACTTCAACACATCTGACCCTGTGGTGCGATGGGACTCCTACGAGAACTTCAATCTGCACCACCAGGACAGCAcagaag ACATAGCCCACACCCGTGGCCCTCTGGACGGCAGCCTGTACGCCCAGGTGAAGAAGCGGCGTGCCCCAGGCTCCAGTGCGCTGCCCTCAGCCAACGGCTGCCCGTCCAGCCCCCATGGGTCCCCAGCTCAGGCCCCCACCCAGCCTCAAGCCCAGGCACAGTCTCAGGCCCAGCCCCAGTCCCCATCACTCTTCCCAACAGCAGCAGGACAGCCCACCACCCCTGCAAGCCCCCTGGCGGCCGATCCAGCCCCTCCCTCCCCACAGCCGCACACCCCCACCCGCACCCAGCAAGAGCGCCTGGACCTGGAGCGCTTactgggagaggtggagggaggccaGGGgataggcagagacagagacagagacagggagagggacagggagacggCCATCTTGGATGACGGCGAGAGCTCCCCCTTGAGGGCAGCTGAGCACCCGCAGCCTTGCTGCCCCTCCTCgcgcccctgctcctcctccacctccaccctccaccagccACCCCCCTGCAGCAGCCCCCACCTCAGCTGCCCCAGCAACAACAACGGACACTGTTTGGACAGGCGTAGTGGAGACCTGGCGATGGTGGGCGTGGCAGCGAAGGCCGCCCAGCCCCCCAAGCACCACACGCTGCCTGCTCTCACCAGCCGAGCCTCCTCCCCTCCGCCTCCCCTGATGGAGCCCTGCCTGTCGCACCCGGACCTCCTGTGGGACAGGGGGCGCTGTTTGCACCGCTCGTGCAGCCAGGTGCCCTCCAGGCCGCTCTACTCGTTCCCCGGCCAGGGCTTAGGGCTGCCCGCGCACcacccgcacccacacgcacactcgcactcacacccGCACTCTCACacccacgcgcacgcgcacacgctccCCGCATCTCCCAGGAGCTACTACCCAGGGGAGGTGTGCTCTCTCTACCACTaccccgcaccaccaccaccacaccatgcACACTCCCACCCACACCCGCACAGTGCTGGCCCCTCCCCTCGCGCCCTGCACCAGTCCCTGCCCCCGAGCCCTTACCACGAGCTGCGCTTCAGCTCCACggctcacccctccctctccctctcctccccctcctcctcctccatctcctcttcctcgcccACCTCCTGCCCGTGTGCCGACTGTGCCCGCCTGCGCAGGGACGACGCGCCCACTCTCCTGCGCCTCGGCCCGGGCCCCGGGCAGTCGTCAGAGGGCCAcctgtgggggggagggggtggcaggGAGGTGGCGTTCGGGTACCGGCGAGACAGCCAGGGTCATCCCCacttgcacccccacccccacccccaccccgtgtGGGACAGGGAGGCAGAGTCAGCAGCCGCGGCCtgggagagggagcaggagatCGAGTACTGGCGCCGCCACTCCGCCGCCATGTACCGACACTGCCACGCCACGCCTCCCCTGCCCCACCACGACATGCCGCCACCGGCAGCGTGCCTCCAGGACGTCCCGCTGCCACCCACCCCGCCCGGCGGCATTACCAGCCCCTTCCCCAGCCCGCACAGCTCCGGGTACCACAGCCCCCAGACCGCCTGCCCCTGTTCCCCGGCGCTGCGCTCCCTGCCCCACGACAGCAGGGAGAGCCACGGCTACTCCTCCTCCGGGGGCCAGTCCAGGAACGCATCCCCACTCCCGGCCACCCCCTCCCCACAGAGGGCCAGCCTGCCGGAGGGGCCCCTGAGCCTAGCACAGAGGCCCAGTGGTGCAGGGACTAACAGCCATGCCAACCAGCAGGGCAAAACAACAG ATGCGGTTGATCACAAGGCTTCAAAAGTTGCCTCGCCGCCATGCAACAGACAGTCCGACCCCTCGCCTTACTCAGAGACGACCCCTGAGGGACACCCGGGGCCCCcgaagcacacacagcacag TCCTGCTGGAACTAATGCAGAAGAGCATGGATGCGCTCCCGAGGTGCCGTCCAAGCAGCTGTCATCCTCTCACAGGCCGCAACAGGCAGCCCAACAGGACCAAATCCAGCCCTGCCTCCAGCCTCAGCCAACTGCTGAATCCCGcggcggtagtggtggtggtggtggtggtggggacactatatctccagctccagctccggctGTGGCCCCCGCTGTTCCCCTGCTGCCTGAGAGAGGCGTCCaaggcagctgcagcagcaggccCTGCGTCGTCCCTGGGACTCCCAGCGAGAGTTTGAGTTCGCCGGCACAACACAGCTCCCAGTCACTGCAGCCAGCTGCCACTGCTGCGGAGGATGGTCGCATGGCCAAGGAATCCGCTCAGGAAGTGTCAACAGGTCCCTCTGGCGAGCTGCGCTCCTCCAGCCCAGCTCCCTGTCCCTCTCGTGCCTCTCTCCTGGTGGCCAAGTCGGACAGCCCCATCCACCGGGGCCATGATGGGGGATGGCCAGACTCCATCAAG GTGCTGCGCTCAAGCCCAAGTCCCATCCCCagtaccaccacctccaccagcacCAACACCCCAGACCGCACCCCGGTGTCCACTCCCCAGCCCTCCATCAGCTCAGCATCATCATGCCTGGTGATTCCTTCTGTTACCACCACCTCTGCGGAGGAAGATGGGCGGAGGCTGACAACGCAG CTGGGCGTCAATGAGGTGGGTGGCAGTGCTGGCAGCAGCTGTGGTGACCTCCGTGCCCCCTCCCCAGTCCCCGACGGCCAGGCCACCCCCTCCTTCCCACTGGCCTCCTACTACTACCCCTTACTGGCCGTGCCCCATGTGCCCTACACGGGCTACACGGCCGTCACCATCCCCGCCACGCCTCCACAGCCCCCTCTGCCAGAGAAGCGTAGACCCCCAGCCGCGGCGGCGGTGTCATCCAGCCTCCAGGGTTCCCCCCACAGGACATCCGCATCCTCCCTGTCCTCCGCCACCTCGGCTGGGCTTCGAGCCTCCACGGGGGCCCTGTCCACCAGCTCATCGTCAGCCTCGGTCCCTGGCTCTGGCCCcagctccacctccagctccatgACCCAGCTGCATGTCCCCTTATCGGGCTCCGTCGGAGAGTCTACGACGCCCCCGTTCAGCCGGCCTGCTGcagtggtggcagcagcagcaacaacggTGCCAGCGGTACCAGCGGCAGTGCCGGCAGCTAGCCAGAGCACGGGAGCTGAGGACTGTTCTGGGAGTCGGGTCAGCGCCAAGTTTGTGCAGGACAGCTCAAAGTTCTGGTACAAGCCCGGGATCTCCAGGGATCAAG ccATCGCGGTACTGAGGGACAAAGAGCCGGGCTCCTTCTTGATCAGGGACAGCAACTCCTTCCAAGGTGCCTACGGCCTGGCCCTGAAGGTGGCCACGGCCCCGCCCAACGCCAGTAACCACGGCAACCCCCGCGCCGACCCTCTGGAGCAGCTCGTGCGGCACTTCCTGATCGAGACAGGCCCCCGCGGGGTGAAGATCAAGGGGTGCCAGAACGAGTCCTACTTTG GAAGCCTATCAGCTTTGGTCTACCAGCACTCCATCACTCCCATCTCACTGCCATATGCCCTGCGCATCCCAACAAAAG atCTTGTAGGCGAACTACAGGAGCTCCAGACTGGAACCAGCACCAGCACAGCAGCAGACTTACTCAAGCAGGGGGCAG CGTGTAACGTCCTCTATCTGAATTCCGTGGAGACCGAGTCGTTGACGGGACCCCAGGCCATCTCCAAGGCAACAAAGGTCACGCTAAGCCAGGAGCCGCGTCCCTCGGCGACCGTGGTGCACTTCAAAGTCTCCTCCCAAGGCATCACGCTCACCGATAGCCAGCGCAG GGTGTTTTTCAGGAGGCACTACCCCATCAACAGCGTGACTTACAGCAGCGTGGACCCACAGGATCAAAG GTGGACTAACGCAGATAGCAATGCCTCTACCAA GATGTTTGGCTTTGTGGCTAAGCGCACGAGCAGCTCGTCTGAGAACGTCTGCCACCTGTTTGCAGAGATGGACCCAGAGCAACCTGCCACCGCCATTGTCAACTTCATCAACAAAGTCATGCTGGGACCACAGTTCAGACGATAA
- the LOC134462399 gene encoding tensin-2-like isoform X3: protein MSKLGKVGPHNFKEKNFRKKHHCGVCKQTIDSHGYLCKDCKMAVHKKCEPKAPSSCVPPSEQQSPKRSVKPSGQISKSCLFRSVSEDCVMERVMERHYDFDLTYITERIISVFFLPDLDEERYRGNLKEVAAMLRSKHQDKFMLLNLSEKRHDVNKLNPKVQDFGWPDLHAPPLDRICAMCKAMEGWLTSDPQHVVVLHCKGNKGKTGVIVAAYMHYSKISAGADQALSTVAMRKFCEDKISPFLQPSQNRYIYYFGGLLSGSIKMNSSPLFLHQVLIPSLPDFQTGGGYSPFLKIYQSLQLVYTSGIHDVQGSGNKRVCVTVEPALLLKGDIMVKCYHRHKHGYGRDCVFRVQFHTCTVHGAQLWFGKEELDQACTDNRFPSDGTVEFVFSYGPERVRGRDSLKNDPGVKVDFNTSDPVVRWDSYENFNLHHQDSTEDIAHTRGPLDGSLYAQVKKRRAPGSSALPSANGCPSSPHGSPAQAPTQPQAQAQSQAQPQSPSLFPTAAGQPTTPASPLAADPAPPSPQPHTPTRTQQERLDLERLLGEVEGGQGIGRDRDRDRERDRETAILDDGESSPLRAAEHPQPCCPSSRPCSSSTSTLHQPPPCSSPHLSCPSNNNGHCLDRRSGDLAMVGVAAKAAQPPKHHTLPALTSRASSPPPPLMEPCLSHPDLLWDRGRCLHRSCSQVPSRPLYSFPGQGLGLPAHHPHPHAHSHSHPHSHTHAHAHTLPASPRSYYPGEVCSLYHYPAPPPPHHAHSHPHPHSAGPSPRALHQSLPPSPYHELRFSSTAHPSLSLSSPSSSSISSSSPTSCPCADCARLRRDDAPTLLRLGPGPGQSSEGHLWGGGGGREVAFGYRRDSQGHPHLHPHPHPHPVWDREAESAAAAWEREQEIEYWRRHSAAMYRHCHATPPLPHHDMPPPAACLQDVPLPPTPPGGITSPFPSPHSSGYHSPQTACPCSPALRSLPHDSRESHGYSSSGGQSRNASPLPATPSPQRASLPEGPLSLAQRPSGAGTNSHANQQGKTTDAVDHKASKVASPPCNRQSDPSPYSETTPEGHPGPPKHTQHSPAGTNAEEHGCAPEVPSKQLSSSHRPQQAAQQDQIQPCLQPQPTAESRGGSGGGGGGGDTISPAPAPAVAPAVPLLPERGVQGSCSSRPCVVPGTPSESLSSPAQHSSQSLQPAATAAEDGRMAKESAQEVSTGPSGELRSSSPAPCPSRASLLVAKSDSPIHRGHDGGWPDSIKVLRSSPSPIPSTTTSTSTNTPDRTPVSTPQPSISSASSCLVIPSVTTTSAEEDGRRLTTQLGVNEVGGSAGSSCGDLRAPSPVPDGQATPSFPLASYYYPLLAVPHVPYTGYTAVTIPATPPQPPLPEKRRPPAAAAVSSSLQGSPHRTSASSLSSATSAGLRASTGALSTSSSSASVPGSGPSSTSSSMTQLHVPLSGSVGESTTPPFSRPAAVVAAAATTVPAVPAAVPAASQSTGAEDCSGSRVSAKFVQDSSKFWYKPGISRDQAIAVLRDKEPGSFLIRDSNSFQGAYGLALKVATAPPNASNHGNPRADPLEQLVRHFLIETGPRGVKIKGCQNESYFGSLSALVYQHSITPISLPYALRIPTKDLVGELQELQTGTSTSTAADLLKQGAACNVLYLNSVETESLTGPQAISKATKVTLSQEPRPSATVVHFKVSSQGITLTDSQRRVFFRRHYPINSVTYSSVDPQDQRWTNADSNASTKMFGFVAKRTSSSSENVCHLFAEMDPEQPATAIVNFINKVMLGPQFRR from the exons CTCCTCAATTTGTCAGAAAAGCGGCATGACGTCAACAAACTTAATCCGAAG GTGCAGGACTTTGGCTGGCCAGATCTCCACGCCCCGCCACTGGACAGGATCTGTGCCATGTGCAAGGCCATGGAGGGATGGCTGACCTCTGACCCTCAGCACGTGGTGGTCCTGCACTGCAAG GGCAACAAAGGAAAGACAGGGGTGATCGTGGCAGCCTATATGCACTACAGTAAGATCTCAGCAGG GGCGGATCAGGCGCTGTCTACTGTAGCCATGAGGAAGTTCTGTGAAGATAAGATCTCTCCCTTTCTGCAGCCTTCTCAAAACAG GTATATTTATTACTTCGGTGGCCTGCTGTCTGGCAGCATTAAGATGAACAGCAGCCCTCTCTTCCTGCACCAGGTCCTCATCCCCTCCCTGCCAGACTTCCAGACTGGAGGAG gttATTCCCCGTTCCTCAAGATCTACCAGTCCCTCCAGTTGGTCTATACCTCCGGGATTCA tgatgtaCAGGGCTCGGggaacaagcgtgtgtgtgtgactgtagagCCGGCGCTGCTTCTAAAAGGAGACATTATG GTGAAGTGCTATCATCGGCATAAGCATGGCTATGGCCGAGACTGTGTCTTCAGAGTCCAGTTCCACACCTGCACAGTGCATGGGGCACAGCTCTGGTTTGGCAAGGAGGAATTAGACCAGGCCTGCACTG ACAACCGTTTCCCCTCTGATGGCACGGTGGAGTTTGTCTTCTCGTACGGTCCTGAGCGTGTGCGAG GTCGCGATAGCTTGAAGAATGACCCTGGTGTGAAGGTGGACTTCAACACATCTGACCCTGTGGTGCGATGGGACTCCTACGAGAACTTCAATCTGCACCACCAGGACAGCAcagaag ACATAGCCCACACCCGTGGCCCTCTGGACGGCAGCCTGTACGCCCAGGTGAAGAAGCGGCGTGCCCCAGGCTCCAGTGCGCTGCCCTCAGCCAACGGCTGCCCGTCCAGCCCCCATGGGTCCCCAGCTCAGGCCCCCACCCAGCCTCAAGCCCAGGCACAGTCTCAGGCCCAGCCCCAGTCCCCATCACTCTTCCCAACAGCAGCAGGACAGCCCACCACCCCTGCAAGCCCCCTGGCGGCCGATCCAGCCCCTCCCTCCCCACAGCCGCACACCCCCACCCGCACCCAGCAAGAGCGCCTGGACCTGGAGCGCTTactgggagaggtggagggaggccaGGGgataggcagagacagagacagagacagggagagggacagggagacggCCATCTTGGATGACGGCGAGAGCTCCCCCTTGAGGGCAGCTGAGCACCCGCAGCCTTGCTGCCCCTCCTCgcgcccctgctcctcctccacctccaccctccaccagccACCCCCCTGCAGCAGCCCCCACCTCAGCTGCCCCAGCAACAACAACGGACACTGTTTGGACAGGCGTAGTGGAGACCTGGCGATGGTGGGCGTGGCAGCGAAGGCCGCCCAGCCCCCCAAGCACCACACGCTGCCTGCTCTCACCAGCCGAGCCTCCTCCCCTCCGCCTCCCCTGATGGAGCCCTGCCTGTCGCACCCGGACCTCCTGTGGGACAGGGGGCGCTGTTTGCACCGCTCGTGCAGCCAGGTGCCCTCCAGGCCGCTCTACTCGTTCCCCGGCCAGGGCTTAGGGCTGCCCGCGCACcacccgcacccacacgcacactcgcactcacacccGCACTCTCACacccacgcgcacgcgcacacgctccCCGCATCTCCCAGGAGCTACTACCCAGGGGAGGTGTGCTCTCTCTACCACTaccccgcaccaccaccaccacaccatgcACACTCCCACCCACACCCGCACAGTGCTGGCCCCTCCCCTCGCGCCCTGCACCAGTCCCTGCCCCCGAGCCCTTACCACGAGCTGCGCTTCAGCTCCACggctcacccctccctctccctctcctccccctcctcctcctccatctcctcttcctcgcccACCTCCTGCCCGTGTGCCGACTGTGCCCGCCTGCGCAGGGACGACGCGCCCACTCTCCTGCGCCTCGGCCCGGGCCCCGGGCAGTCGTCAGAGGGCCAcctgtgggggggagggggtggcaggGAGGTGGCGTTCGGGTACCGGCGAGACAGCCAGGGTCATCCCCacttgcacccccacccccacccccaccccgtgtGGGACAGGGAGGCAGAGTCAGCAGCCGCGGCCtgggagagggagcaggagatCGAGTACTGGCGCCGCCACTCCGCCGCCATGTACCGACACTGCCACGCCACGCCTCCCCTGCCCCACCACGACATGCCGCCACCGGCAGCGTGCCTCCAGGACGTCCCGCTGCCACCCACCCCGCCCGGCGGCATTACCAGCCCCTTCCCCAGCCCGCACAGCTCCGGGTACCACAGCCCCCAGACCGCCTGCCCCTGTTCCCCGGCGCTGCGCTCCCTGCCCCACGACAGCAGGGAGAGCCACGGCTACTCCTCCTCCGGGGGCCAGTCCAGGAACGCATCCCCACTCCCGGCCACCCCCTCCCCACAGAGGGCCAGCCTGCCGGAGGGGCCCCTGAGCCTAGCACAGAGGCCCAGTGGTGCAGGGACTAACAGCCATGCCAACCAGCAGGGCAAAACAACAG ATGCGGTTGATCACAAGGCTTCAAAAGTTGCCTCGCCGCCATGCAACAGACAGTCCGACCCCTCGCCTTACTCAGAGACGACCCCTGAGGGACACCCGGGGCCCCcgaagcacacacagcacag TCCTGCTGGAACTAATGCAGAAGAGCATGGATGCGCTCCCGAGGTGCCGTCCAAGCAGCTGTCATCCTCTCACAGGCCGCAACAGGCAGCCCAACAGGACCAAATCCAGCCCTGCCTCCAGCCTCAGCCAACTGCTGAATCCCGcggcggtagtggtggtggtggtggtggtggggacactatatctccagctccagctccggctGTGGCCCCCGCTGTTCCCCTGCTGCCTGAGAGAGGCGTCCaaggcagctgcagcagcaggccCTGCGTCGTCCCTGGGACTCCCAGCGAGAGTTTGAGTTCGCCGGCACAACACAGCTCCCAGTCACTGCAGCCAGCTGCCACTGCTGCGGAGGATGGTCGCATGGCCAAGGAATCCGCTCAGGAAGTGTCAACAGGTCCCTCTGGCGAGCTGCGCTCCTCCAGCCCAGCTCCCTGTCCCTCTCGTGCCTCTCTCCTGGTGGCCAAGTCGGACAGCCCCATCCACCGGGGCCATGATGGGGGATGGCCAGACTCCATCAAG GTGCTGCGCTCAAGCCCAAGTCCCATCCCCagtaccaccacctccaccagcacCAACACCCCAGACCGCACCCCGGTGTCCACTCCCCAGCCCTCCATCAGCTCAGCATCATCATGCCTGGTGATTCCTTCTGTTACCACCACCTCTGCGGAGGAAGATGGGCGGAGGCTGACAACGCAG CTGGGCGTCAATGAGGTGGGTGGCAGTGCTGGCAGCAGCTGTGGTGACCTCCGTGCCCCCTCCCCAGTCCCCGACGGCCAGGCCACCCCCTCCTTCCCACTGGCCTCCTACTACTACCCCTTACTGGCCGTGCCCCATGTGCCCTACACGGGCTACACGGCCGTCACCATCCCCGCCACGCCTCCACAGCCCCCTCTGCCAGAGAAGCGTAGACCCCCAGCCGCGGCGGCGGTGTCATCCAGCCTCCAGGGTTCCCCCCACAGGACATCCGCATCCTCCCTGTCCTCCGCCACCTCGGCTGGGCTTCGAGCCTCCACGGGGGCCCTGTCCACCAGCTCATCGTCAGCCTCGGTCCCTGGCTCTGGCCCcagctccacctccagctccatgACCCAGCTGCATGTCCCCTTATCGGGCTCCGTCGGAGAGTCTACGACGCCCCCGTTCAGCCGGCCTGCTGcagtggtggcagcagcagcaacaacggTGCCAGCGGTACCAGCGGCAGTGCCGGCAGCTAGCCAGAGCACGGGAGCTGAGGACTGTTCTGGGAGTCGGGTCAGCGCCAAGTTTGTGCAGGACAGCTCAAAGTTCTGGTACAAGCCCGGGATCTCCAGGGATCAAG ccATCGCGGTACTGAGGGACAAAGAGCCGGGCTCCTTCTTGATCAGGGACAGCAACTCCTTCCAAGGTGCCTACGGCCTGGCCCTGAAGGTGGCCACGGCCCCGCCCAACGCCAGTAACCACGGCAACCCCCGCGCCGACCCTCTGGAGCAGCTCGTGCGGCACTTCCTGATCGAGACAGGCCCCCGCGGGGTGAAGATCAAGGGGTGCCAGAACGAGTCCTACTTTG GAAGCCTATCAGCTTTGGTCTACCAGCACTCCATCACTCCCATCTCACTGCCATATGCCCTGCGCATCCCAACAAAAG atCTTGTAGGCGAACTACAGGAGCTCCAGACTGGAACCAGCACCAGCACAGCAGCAGACTTACTCAAGCAGGGGGCAG CGTGTAACGTCCTCTATCTGAATTCCGTGGAGACCGAGTCGTTGACGGGACCCCAGGCCATCTCCAAGGCAACAAAGGTCACGCTAAGCCAGGAGCCGCGTCCCTCGGCGACCGTGGTGCACTTCAAAGTCTCCTCCCAAGGCATCACGCTCACCGATAGCCAGCGCAG GGTGTTTTTCAGGAGGCACTACCCCATCAACAGCGTGACTTACAGCAGCGTGGACCCACAGGATCAAAG GTGGACTAACGCAGATAGCAATGCCTCTACCAA GATGTTTGGCTTTGTGGCTAAGCGCACGAGCAGCTCGTCTGAGAACGTCTGCCACCTGTTTGCAGAGATGGACCCAGAGCAACCTGCCACCGCCATTGTCAACTTCATCAACAAAGTCATGCTGGGACCACAGTTCAGACGATAA